Proteins co-encoded in one Nicotiana sylvestris chromosome 7, ASM39365v2, whole genome shotgun sequence genomic window:
- the LOC104247318 gene encoding uncharacterized protein isoform X1 has product MGPSEKEICIKCEKGGEVLACADIYCPIAVHVRCMGCPARFDDLGKFYCPYCLYKKTIAKIYQAKEHVLSKKQALHAFIDKEMIDSVRHVPSIVSKSTCERAVEPLPENKSEVPQSNCDQQRVVGQQIHSGAVVACGSEPSDHTSSKATATDFRVLETGNRVQVNDLQEVGAHQLEKSVQDHHQDNHLSNSCVAEEEKLENELVLKETKRNSVEIAGEQMIGADQTTATFLKADPSLLQHLKGKRRVETGDSTCSESKPVSTQRKPGKLVNKVRDEHMVTDSPRRLTRTSASLLENSNLAGQLVQVKQPSMLLPVELPNGKRKRVLWRHEEEEMLEEGVKQFSTTVNKNIPWRKILELGRHVFDQTRTPTDLKDKWKQICSKYGGRV; this is encoded by the exons ATGGGCCCTTCGGAGAAGGAAATTTGCATAAAATGTGAGAAAGGTGGAGAAGTGTTGGCTTGTGCTGATATTTATTGTCCTATAGCAGTTCATGTAAGGTGCATGGGTTGTCCAGCTAGATTTGATGATTTGGGAAAGTTCTATTGCCCCTATTGTCTGTACAAGAAAACAATTGCAAAAATTTATCAAGCAAAGGAGCATGTTTTGTCAAAAAAACAAGCTCTGCATGCATTCATAGATAAGGAAATGATAGACAGCGTCAGACATGTGCCATCAATAGTGAGCAAATCAACATGTGAAAGGGCTGTTGAGCCATTACCAGAAAATAAAAGTGAGGTTCCACAAAGCAATTGTGATCAACAACGGGTGGTCGGGCAGCAAATACATTCAGGCGCAGTTGTTGCTTGTGGTAGCGAACCTAGTGATCATACATCTTCTAAAGCAACAGCAACAGACTTTAGAGTTTTAGAAACTGGAAACAGGGTTCAAGTAAATGATCTACAAGAAGTTGGTGCACACCAACTAGAGAAAAGTGTTCAAGATCACCACCAGGACAACCACTTAAGTAACTCATGTGTTGCTGAAGAGGAAAAATTGGAGAATGAACTTGTTctgaaagaaacaaaaagaaattctGTTGAAATTGCAGGAGAGCAGATGATAGGGGCTGATCAAACTACTGCAACCTTCTTGAAAGCAGATCCTTCACTGCTGCAGCACTTGAAAGGTAAAAGAAGAGTTGAAACTGGGGATTCAACATGTAGCGAATCTAAGCCTGTTTCAACACAACGTAAGCCTGGTAAACTGGTTAACAAAGTTAGAGATGAGCATATGGTCACCGACTCTCCAAGAAGGTTAACTAGGACATCAGCTTCTTTACTTGAGAATAGTAATCTGGCGGGCCAGTTAGTGCAAGTTAAACAGCCTTCCATGTTGTT ACCAGTTGAGCTTCCAAATGGGAAACGTAAAAGAGTATTATGGCGTCACGAAGAGGAAGAGATGCTTGAG GAAGGAGTTAAACAATTTTCGACAACAGTAAACAAGAATATCCCATGGAGGAAAATTCTAGAACTTGGACGTCATGTGTTTGATCAGACACGTACTCCAACTGATCTCAAGGACAAATGGAAGCAAATTTGCTCTAAATACGGCGGGCGAGTTTGA
- the LOC104247318 gene encoding uncharacterized protein isoform X2, with product MGPSEKEICIKCEKGGEVLACADIYCPIAVHVRCMGCPARFDDLGKFYCPYCLYKKTIAKIYQAKEHVLSKKQALHAFIDKEMIDSVRHVPSIVSKSTCERAVEPLPENKSEVPQSNCDQQRVVGQQIHSGAVVACGSEPSDHTSSKATATDFRVLETGNRVQVNDLQEVGAHQLEKSVQDHHQDNHLSNSCVAEEEKLENELVLKETKRNSVEIAGEQMIGADQTTATFLKADPSLLQHLKGKRRVETGDSTCSESKPVSTQRKPGKLVNKVRDEHMVTDSPRRLTRTSASLLENSNLAGQLVQVKQPSMLLPVELPNGKRKRVLWRHEEEEMLEKYLLDKYVKEQLHGDR from the exons ATGGGCCCTTCGGAGAAGGAAATTTGCATAAAATGTGAGAAAGGTGGAGAAGTGTTGGCTTGTGCTGATATTTATTGTCCTATAGCAGTTCATGTAAGGTGCATGGGTTGTCCAGCTAGATTTGATGATTTGGGAAAGTTCTATTGCCCCTATTGTCTGTACAAGAAAACAATTGCAAAAATTTATCAAGCAAAGGAGCATGTTTTGTCAAAAAAACAAGCTCTGCATGCATTCATAGATAAGGAAATGATAGACAGCGTCAGACATGTGCCATCAATAGTGAGCAAATCAACATGTGAAAGGGCTGTTGAGCCATTACCAGAAAATAAAAGTGAGGTTCCACAAAGCAATTGTGATCAACAACGGGTGGTCGGGCAGCAAATACATTCAGGCGCAGTTGTTGCTTGTGGTAGCGAACCTAGTGATCATACATCTTCTAAAGCAACAGCAACAGACTTTAGAGTTTTAGAAACTGGAAACAGGGTTCAAGTAAATGATCTACAAGAAGTTGGTGCACACCAACTAGAGAAAAGTGTTCAAGATCACCACCAGGACAACCACTTAAGTAACTCATGTGTTGCTGAAGAGGAAAAATTGGAGAATGAACTTGTTctgaaagaaacaaaaagaaattctGTTGAAATTGCAGGAGAGCAGATGATAGGGGCTGATCAAACTACTGCAACCTTCTTGAAAGCAGATCCTTCACTGCTGCAGCACTTGAAAGGTAAAAGAAGAGTTGAAACTGGGGATTCAACATGTAGCGAATCTAAGCCTGTTTCAACACAACGTAAGCCTGGTAAACTGGTTAACAAAGTTAGAGATGAGCATATGGTCACCGACTCTCCAAGAAGGTTAACTAGGACATCAGCTTCTTTACTTGAGAATAGTAATCTGGCGGGCCAGTTAGTGCAAGTTAAACAGCCTTCCATGTTGTT ACCAGTTGAGCTTCCAAATGGGAAACGTAAAAGAGTATTATGGCGTCACGAAGAGGAAGAGATGCTTGAG AAATATTTATTGGACAAATATGTAAAAGAACAGCTTCATGGAGACAGATAA